A genomic region of Flavobacteriales bacterium contains the following coding sequences:
- a CDS encoding asparagine--tRNA ligase translates to MKTYIKDLSTKQDTTVSLSGWVQNKRESKGLVFLILRDGTGFCQCIVDANSISEETFAAAAALGLESSLTLEGKVVADERQIGGFEVHVSSIKVYQNCADYPIAKKEHGIDFLMDKRHLWLRSKRQWAIMKVRNRVIFAIHNFFQKEGFVQMDAPIFTGNACEGTTDLFETDFFGEPAYLSQSGQLYGEAMAMAMGKIYTFGPTFRSEKSKTRRHLAEFWMIEPEMAFYDIYDNMDCIEDFIRYVVGDVVENCAAELEVLERDTTILKKTIEPFVRLTYDEAVAIIRGENQVNGKQTIAVLEEDLANVQNKIAELKNDIAEREAGIAKGGMKKGQINFNMSTIDKNKNIIKQLEEDERNIPQWIASAKNFVYGNDFGGSDETVLTRMFDVPVMVYDWPHEVKAFYLKRNPENPRFARGVDMLAPEGYGEVVGGGERETNEQFLIEKINGHGLPMEEFEWYLDLRRFGSVPHSGFGLGLERLVAWICKLPHVRETIPFPRMYGRLKP, encoded by the coding sequence ATGAAAACTTATATAAAAGATTTATCTACAAAACAGGACACAACGGTATCATTGAGCGGGTGGGTTCAGAACAAACGGGAGAGCAAAGGATTGGTTTTTTTGATTTTGCGAGACGGCACCGGCTTTTGTCAATGTATTGTAGATGCTAATAGCATATCGGAAGAAACGTTTGCTGCTGCCGCGGCGTTAGGGCTGGAAAGCAGCCTTACTTTAGAAGGAAAAGTGGTGGCCGACGAACGACAAATTGGTGGTTTTGAAGTGCATGTAAGTTCTATAAAGGTTTATCAAAATTGTGCAGACTATCCTATAGCCAAAAAAGAACACGGCATCGACTTTTTGATGGATAAACGACATCTTTGGTTGCGAAGCAAACGCCAATGGGCCATAATGAAAGTGCGAAACCGGGTGATTTTTGCCATTCACAACTTTTTTCAAAAAGAAGGCTTTGTGCAAATGGATGCCCCCATTTTTACGGGCAACGCCTGCGAAGGCACCACTGATTTGTTTGAAACAGACTTTTTTGGCGAGCCTGCCTACTTGTCTCAATCCGGACAATTGTATGGCGAAGCAATGGCAATGGCAATGGGTAAAATTTACACCTTTGGCCCAACCTTTCGGTCAGAAAAATCCAAAACCCGCCGGCACCTTGCCGAGTTTTGGATGATTGAACCCGAAATGGCGTTTTATGACATATATGACAATATGGATTGTATCGAAGATTTTATTCGATATGTGGTGGGCGATGTGGTGGAAAACTGTGCCGCAGAGCTGGAGGTTTTGGAGAGAGATACAACCATTCTCAAAAAAACAATTGAACCTTTTGTAAGATTGACCTATGACGAGGCTGTGGCCATTATTAGAGGCGAAAATCAAGTAAACGGGAAGCAAACCATTGCGGTGTTGGAGGAAGATTTGGCCAATGTGCAAAACAAAATTGCCGAGTTGAAAAACGACATTGCAGAGCGGGAAGCAGGTATTGCCAAAGGTGGTATGAAGAAAGGCCAAATAAACTTTAATATGAGTACCATCGACAAGAATAAAAATATCATAAAACAACTGGAGGAAGATGAACGAAACATACCACAGTGGATAGCTTCGGCCAAAAATTTTGTGTATGGCAATGACTTTGGCGGAAGTGATGAGACCGTGCTTACCCGAATGTTCGACGTTCCGGTGATGGTGTACGACTGGCCGCACGAGGTAAAGGCCTTTTATTTAAAACGAAACCCCGAAAATCCAAGATTTGCAAGAGGCGTGGATATGTTGGCTCCCGAAGGATATGGCGAGGTTGTGGGAGGTGGCGAGCGTGAAACCAACGAGCAATTTTTGATAGAAAAAATCAACGGACACGGCCTGCCGATGGAGGAATTTGAGTGGTATTTGGATTTACGTCGTTTTGGCTCAGTGCCTCACTCTGGTTTTGGGCTTGGTTTAGAGCGATTGGTGGCTTGGATTTGCAAATTGCCGCATGTTCGCGAAACCATTCCGTTTCCACGAATGTATGGGCGGTTGAAACCGTAA
- the rpoN gene encoding RNA polymerase factor sigma-54, protein MLKQSLSQKLLQKLSPQQIQFIKLLELNTLNFEQKVEEELIENPALETGKDETDTGNYEEEYDYSSSNDSGDDDNFDYESSSKDEIDISDYLTDDEGGIQLNDQYNNNNDDDDREFTPINSSISFRERLFEQVSPNLKDEHEHILADQIIGTIEDDGYLRRPLRSIANDLLFSSNIRATEKELENVLAKIQDLEPPGIGARSLQECLLLQIQFKAKTKNTAITKLAYEIIEKHMEDFSKKHYSKLIKKLDIEEDFLKEAISFIAKLNPKPAASGDSSSQTDYIIPDFIVKERYGELEVELNNRNTPTLKVSADFMETLKGYEKAKKPDKNMKDAVQFIKQKLDGAKWFVDAVKQRQNTLLITMNAIVELQKEYFLSGDETKLRPMILKDIAERVHLDISTISRVASSKYVETDFGIFLLKHFFSEGITTASGEEVSNKEVKKILSDAIGAENKSSPLTDGRLQELLKEKGYDIARRTVAKYREQLNIPVARLRKEL, encoded by the coding sequence ATGCTAAAACAATCGTTAAGTCAGAAACTACTTCAAAAACTGTCTCCTCAGCAGATTCAGTTCATTAAGTTGTTGGAACTAAATACCTTGAATTTTGAGCAAAAAGTAGAAGAAGAACTTATTGAAAACCCTGCATTGGAAACCGGAAAGGATGAGACAGACACCGGAAATTATGAAGAAGAATACGACTACTCAAGCAGCAATGACAGCGGTGATGATGACAATTTTGACTACGAAAGCTCATCAAAAGACGAAATTGACATTTCGGATTATTTGACTGACGATGAAGGTGGAATTCAACTAAACGACCAATACAACAACAATAATGACGATGATGACAGGGAATTCACCCCAATCAATTCATCTATTTCCTTTCGAGAAAGACTTTTTGAGCAAGTTAGCCCAAATTTAAAAGACGAGCACGAGCATATTTTGGCCGACCAAATCATTGGCACGATAGAAGATGACGGATATTTGAGAAGGCCATTGAGAAGCATTGCCAACGACCTACTTTTTTCATCAAATATCAGAGCCACAGAAAAAGAGCTTGAAAATGTTTTGGCAAAAATTCAGGATTTAGAGCCGCCTGGCATTGGTGCCAGAAGTTTGCAAGAGTGTTTGTTGCTCCAAATTCAATTTAAAGCCAAAACCAAAAATACCGCCATAACGAAATTGGCATACGAAATCATTGAAAAACACATGGAAGATTTTTCGAAAAAGCACTATAGCAAGCTCATTAAAAAGCTTGATATTGAAGAAGATTTTTTGAAAGAAGCCATTTCTTTTATTGCCAAACTAAACCCCAAACCAGCCGCCAGCGGCGACAGCAGCTCACAAACCGACTATATAATTCCGGATTTTATAGTAAAAGAAAGATACGGCGAACTTGAGGTAGAATTAAACAACAGAAACACCCCTACGCTCAAGGTTTCTGCTGATTTTATGGAAACCCTAAAAGGATATGAAAAAGCCAAAAAGCCTGATAAAAACATGAAAGATGCCGTGCAGTTTATAAAGCAAAAACTTGATGGAGCCAAATGGTTTGTTGATGCCGTTAAGCAACGACAAAACACCCTTTTGATAACCATGAACGCCATTGTTGAATTGCAAAAAGAATATTTTTTGAGCGGTGATGAAACCAAGCTGAGACCCATGATTTTAAAAGATATTGCAGAAAGGGTACATTTGGATATTTCAACCATATCGCGGGTGGCCAGCAGCAAATATGTTGAAACCGATTTTGGCATTTTTCTTTTAAAACATTTTTTCTCAGAAGGCATTACAACGGCCAGTGGAGAAGAGGTTTCTAATAAAGAGGTGAAGAAAATACTTAGCGATGCCATTGGTGCCGAAAACAAGAGCTCGCCACTGACCGATGGAAGACTACAGGAATTACTCAAAGAAAAAGGCTATGACATAGCCCGCCGCACGGTGGCCAAATATCGCGAGCAACTAAATATTCCGGTGGCACGATTAAGAAAAGAGCTTTAG
- a CDS encoding enoyl-CoA hydratase/isomerase family protein, protein MENYNCIKYELNGGVATITLNRPDVFNAFNDEQSYELQDALKQAKRDDNVRVVVFTGAGKAFCSGQDLKAIAGAKNRSLRDSLDKRYNPIIKAMRDLPKPIIGKINGVAAGAGCSLALACDYVVASEFASFIEVFINVGLVLDSGSSYFLPRLVGSARAFEMSTMGTKVKAEQALEWGIVNKVVPAEELDQTVNEIAAYYETAPTKAIALMKKMLNKSFHSDLDTMLEYEAQCQDIAGRSDDYKEGVSAFNEKRKPSFKGR, encoded by the coding sequence ATGGAAAACTATAATTGTATAAAATATGAGTTAAATGGAGGCGTTGCCACCATAACCCTTAATAGACCTGATGTTTTTAACGCTTTTAACGATGAGCAAAGCTACGAACTACAAGATGCGTTGAAACAGGCCAAACGTGATGATAATGTGCGGGTGGTTGTTTTTACTGGAGCGGGTAAAGCGTTTTGCTCTGGTCAAGATTTAAAGGCAATTGCAGGTGCAAAAAACCGCTCGCTTCGCGATTCATTGGATAAACGGTACAACCCCATCATTAAAGCCATGCGAGATTTGCCAAAGCCAATTATCGGAAAAATAAATGGGGTGGCAGCCGGAGCTGGTTGTTCTTTAGCCTTGGCCTGCGACTATGTTGTAGCCTCAGAATTTGCCAGTTTTATTGAGGTTTTCATCAACGTAGGTTTGGTGTTAGATTCTGGTTCGAGCTATTTTTTGCCTCGCTTGGTGGGCAGTGCCAGGGCCTTCGAAATGTCCACAATGGGTACAAAAGTAAAAGCAGAACAAGCCCTTGAATGGGGAATAGTAAACAAAGTTGTGCCAGCTGAAGAACTCGACCAAACGGTGAATGAAATAGCGGCCTACTACGAAACCGCCCCCACCAAAGCCATTGCTTTAATGAAAAAAATGTTGAACAAATCATTTCATTCTGATTTGGACACCATGTTAGAATACGAAGCTCAGTGTCAAGACATTGCCGGAAGAAGCGACGACTACAAAGAAGGAGTATCAGCATTTAACGAAAAAAGAAAACCTTCGTTTAAAGGAAGGTAA
- a CDS encoding T9SS type A sorting domain-containing protein, which translates to MKNIFTIALCIWFAHQSFAQYIEPCGQVEYENYLEKQFPGFKTIAEESYKSAIENTKTKSHSKADPIDTVYHIQVVFHVVYNTNAQNIHDSLIINQLRVLNECYNRENADTINTRELFKPIAGNARIRFHLATMDPNGNPTNGITRTQTSRQTFYSSISTDVRDYVKSNLNGGIDPWNTKKYLNIWICNLNTSSGSQALLGFAYPPVNTKLWPSSYNKPDNLQGVVIHYEVIGENNPANLDRNKYNNEKTAVHEVGHYLGLRHIWGDAPFASQGCSYDDYIDDTPNSKQASSGCSKFANSCNDIQNDRPDMVENYMDYSSANCTNLFTERQINVMRYHLVNYRSELAKTEYIFPEQPISSNHFAALYPNPFENELSFSTDSIENSAFTMELYDMLGRKVYEQSKTKTDYIIYFDLTFLSAGTYLLFLKNEGVDLKKELVVKAI; encoded by the coding sequence ATGAAAAACATCTTTACGATTGCCCTCTGCATTTGGTTTGCCCATCAAAGTTTTGCTCAATATATCGAACCATGCGGCCAAGTGGAATATGAAAACTATCTTGAAAAGCAGTTTCCTGGATTTAAAACCATTGCCGAAGAATCATATAAAAGTGCAATTGAAAATACAAAAACCAAAAGTCATTCAAAAGCCGACCCCATTGACACTGTTTATCATATACAAGTAGTTTTTCATGTGGTCTATAATACCAACGCTCAAAACATTCACGACTCTCTTATTATCAATCAATTGAGAGTTTTAAATGAATGTTATAACCGCGAAAATGCAGACACGATTAATACTCGGGAACTTTTTAAACCAATTGCCGGAAACGCACGCATCCGATTTCATTTGGCCACTATGGATCCCAACGGAAACCCGACAAATGGCATTACCCGAACTCAAACCTCCAGACAAACCTTTTATTCATCCATCAGTACAGACGTTAGAGACTATGTAAAATCTAATTTGAATGGTGGCATTGACCCATGGAATACCAAAAAATATTTGAATATTTGGATTTGTAATCTAAACACATCGTCAGGTTCGCAAGCCTTGCTCGGATTTGCCTACCCACCCGTAAATACTAAGTTATGGCCTTCGAGCTACAACAAACCCGACAATTTGCAAGGTGTGGTTATCCATTATGAGGTGATAGGCGAAAACAATCCGGCAAACCTTGACAGGAATAAATACAACAACGAAAAAACGGCAGTACACGAAGTTGGGCATTATTTAGGTCTTCGTCATATTTGGGGCGATGCCCCGTTTGCCTCCCAAGGATGTAGCTATGACGACTATATAGACGACACACCAAACAGCAAGCAAGCCTCATCAGGGTGTTCTAAATTTGCCAATTCTTGCAATGATATTCAAAATGACAGACCAGACATGGTGGAAAACTATATGGATTACTCATCAGCCAACTGCACAAACCTGTTTACAGAGCGTCAAATAAATGTGATGCGGTATCACTTGGTAAACTACCGAAGCGAACTTGCCAAGACCGAATACATTTTTCCCGAGCAGCCAATTTCTTCTAATCATTTTGCTGCCTTATACCCCAACCCATTTGAAAATGAACTTAGTTTTAGCACCGATTCTATCGAAAATAGTGCGTTTACCATGGAGTTGTATGACATGTTGGGTAGAAAAGTATATGAGCAATCAAAAACAAAAACAGACTATATCATTTATTTTGATTTGACCTTCTTGAGTGCCGGCACATACCTTTTGTTTCTTAAAAACGAAGGAGTTGACCTAAAAAAAGAACTGGTTGTAAAAGCAATTTAA
- a CDS encoding M61 family metallopeptidase, whose protein sequence is MASENKIKYHVSFENAKNHYANISIKMACNKGQNITVKMPVWTPGSYKIREFSQHVDKAVSIVDEQRTKPKRIDKNTWQIKAETDEVFFHYQLYAAEIAARVSYVDQFMAFLHGASAFVYFEGFENLPIEISFDMPFSWENIEMALPKKEPNGTTFLCENYDLLVDSPVALGNFDISEFDTFGVPHKIVMIGEGNYNLETVTNDIKKICDTETAMFGGKHPSERYIHFIQNIDNGGGGLEHLNCQTSQITRWAYSNPDKYRTFLALVSHEYFHLWNVKRIRPIELGPFDYGRENYTEMLWIVEGVTSYFDDLFLIRSGFHTTETYFAALASNINRLESQAGRNVMTLNESSKLAWIKAYLPNENSNNTSISYYNKGMLVAWFLDFEIMKNTNGRKRLDHVMQTLMNEFYEKQNRGFTFDEFKNVVNQIGENDYTSFFNRFVFETGSFPYAEYLSLAGVQLKNITENKPEFGTTSSSENGKIIIKTVKTNSAAANAGICANDEIIAINNWRASGSLQEIIDRYRIGSTINVLINRDGKLHHLEATLLENADMKYAISINEQATNEQKHFLKNWLS, encoded by the coding sequence ATGGCTTCAGAAAACAAAATTAAATACCACGTATCTTTTGAAAACGCTAAAAACCACTATGCCAATATATCGATAAAAATGGCCTGCAATAAGGGGCAAAACATTACGGTAAAAATGCCGGTTTGGACACCAGGTTCATACAAAATCCGCGAATTTTCTCAACATGTTGACAAAGCAGTTTCTATTGTTGACGAACAACGCACAAAGCCAAAACGCATCGACAAAAATACTTGGCAGATAAAAGCGGAAACAGACGAGGTATTTTTTCACTACCAGTTATATGCTGCAGAAATTGCAGCTCGTGTTAGCTATGTTGACCAATTTATGGCTTTTTTGCATGGTGCCAGTGCTTTTGTTTATTTCGAAGGATTTGAAAACCTACCAATAGAAATAAGTTTTGACATGCCATTTAGTTGGGAAAATATTGAAATGGCTTTGCCCAAAAAAGAACCAAATGGCACCACTTTTTTATGCGAAAATTACGATTTGCTGGTTGATAGCCCAGTGGCCTTGGGCAATTTTGATATTTCTGAGTTTGACACCTTTGGCGTGCCACACAAAATTGTGATGATTGGAGAGGGAAATTACAATCTTGAAACCGTTACCAACGATATTAAAAAGATTTGTGATACTGAAACCGCCATGTTTGGCGGTAAACATCCGTCAGAAAGGTATATTCATTTTATTCAAAACATCGACAACGGCGGCGGAGGATTGGAACATCTGAACTGTCAAACGAGCCAAATAACCCGTTGGGCATATAGCAACCCTGATAAATATCGAACCTTTTTGGCACTGGTTTCGCACGAATATTTCCATTTATGGAATGTAAAACGAATACGTCCAATAGAACTCGGCCCGTTTGACTATGGCCGAGAAAACTACACCGAAATGCTTTGGATTGTTGAAGGGGTTACCTCTTATTTCGACGATTTATTTTTGATTAGAAGCGGATTTCATACCACAGAAACCTATTTCGCCGCATTGGCCAGCAATATAAACCGATTAGAAAGTCAGGCTGGCAGAAATGTAATGACCCTCAATGAAAGCAGCAAACTGGCCTGGATAAAAGCCTATTTGCCCAACGAAAATAGCAACAACACGAGCATTAGCTACTACAACAAAGGCATGTTGGTGGCATGGTTTCTTGATTTTGAAATTATGAAAAACACCAATGGTCGAAAACGCCTCGACCATGTAATGCAAACCTTGATGAACGAATTTTATGAAAAACAAAACCGCGGATTTACATTCGACGAGTTCAAAAATGTAGTAAACCAAATTGGCGAAAATGATTACACTTCCTTTTTCAATCGATTTGTGTTTGAAACAGGGAGTTTTCCGTATGCCGAATATCTTTCTTTGGCCGGTGTGCAATTAAAAAACATAACAGAAAACAAACCGGAATTTGGCACCACATCAAGCTCTGAAAACGGAAAAATCATTATCAAAACCGTAAAAACCAACTCAGCAGCAGCCAATGCCGGAATTTGTGCAAACGATGAAATTATTGCCATTAATAATTGGAGAGCATCAGGCAGTTTGCAAGAAATAATAGACCGATACCGAATTGGCAGCACTATAAATGTGTTGATAAACCGCGATGGAAAATTGCACCACTTGGAAGCAACTCTATTAGAAAATGCGGATATGAAATACGCCATCTCCATCAACGAGCAGGCAACCAACGAACAAAAGCATTTCTTAAAAAACTGGTTGAGTTAA
- the mtaB gene encoding tRNA (N(6)-L-threonylcarbamoyladenosine(37)-C(2))-methylthiotransferase MtaB, whose protein sequence is MSSIAFYTLGCKLNFSETSTIGRQAKEQGFDVVEFDQSADIYVINTCSVTENADKKCKKVVRDAKKQNPDSSVIVIGCYAQLKPQEIIDIEGVDMVLGAAEKFNLIEHLNKLKDERKVVYNANIKETNVFVPGFSVGDRTRSFLKVQDGCDYFCSFCTIPLARGKSRSNTVAETIKVANQVAATDIKEVVLTGVNIGDFGVDTDETFFDLVLELDKVAGIERFRISSIEPNLLENRIIEFVANSRRFVPHFHVPLQSGSNEILHKMRRKYERELYADRVATIKKLLPHACIGVDVIVGFPGESDEHFLETYNFLKDLDVSYLHVFPYSERANTTAKKLPEKVNPKTKNERADMLRILSDKKRMAFYNQHLGSHRTVLFEAEEKGDFMYGFTDNYVKVKAAYDQNLVNQLVDVELQNIDNDGVVSCVLVSELV, encoded by the coding sequence GTGTCAAGCATTGCATTTTATACACTGGGTTGTAAACTCAATTTTTCCGAAACCTCCACCATTGGCCGACAGGCCAAAGAACAGGGTTTTGATGTTGTTGAATTCGACCAAAGTGCCGACATTTACGTAATAAACACCTGTTCGGTAACCGAAAATGCCGACAAAAAATGCAAAAAAGTAGTGCGTGATGCCAAAAAGCAAAACCCCGATTCTTCCGTAATTGTTATAGGTTGTTATGCCCAACTGAAACCTCAAGAAATAATTGATATTGAAGGAGTTGATATGGTGTTGGGTGCAGCCGAAAAGTTCAATTTAATCGAACATTTAAACAAGCTAAAAGACGAACGAAAAGTGGTTTACAATGCCAACATAAAAGAAACGAATGTGTTTGTACCCGGCTTTTCGGTGGGCGACAGAACCCGAAGTTTCCTCAAAGTGCAGGACGGCTGCGATTATTTCTGTTCGTTTTGCACCATTCCGCTGGCACGGGGCAAAAGCCGCAGCAACACAGTAGCCGAAACCATTAAAGTAGCCAATCAGGTGGCCGCCACAGATATTAAAGAAGTGGTTCTAACTGGCGTAAACATTGGTGATTTTGGCGTGGACACCGACGAGACATTCTTTGATTTGGTGTTGGAGCTTGACAAAGTAGCAGGCATAGAACGTTTCAGAATAAGCAGCATTGAACCCAATTTGTTAGAAAATCGGATTATTGAATTTGTGGCCAACTCCCGAAGATTTGTACCTCATTTTCATGTACCATTGCAAAGCGGCAGCAACGAAATTTTGCATAAAATGCGACGAAAATATGAACGAGAATTGTATGCCGACCGCGTTGCCACCATCAAAAAATTATTGCCCCACGCGTGTATAGGAGTGGATGTAATTGTTGGTTTTCCTGGGGAGTCGGACGAACATTTTCTCGAAACATATAACTTCCTCAAAGATTTAGATGTTAGCTATTTGCACGTTTTTCCTTATTCGGAACGAGCGAATACTACTGCCAAAAAATTACCGGAAAAAGTAAACCCAAAAACCAAAAACGAACGTGCCGACATGCTGCGAATATTGAGCGATAAAAAGCGGATGGCCTTTTACAACCAACATTTGGGCAGCCACCGAACTGTGCTTTTTGAAGCCGAAGAAAAAGGCGATTTTATGTATGGCTTTACCGACAACTACGTAAAAGTAAAAGCGGCCTATGACCAAAATTTAGTCAACCAATTGGTAGATGTTGAACTACAAAACATCGACAACGACGGCGTGGTTTCGTGCGTATTGGTGAGTGAGTTGGTGTGA
- a CDS encoding DUF2200 domain-containing protein encodes MTPSTEHNERIAKMTFASVYPHYVTKAEKKGRTKEELHQVIEWLTGFNEQKVQELIAEKVTFEIFFAQANLNPNAELITGMICGYRIEEIENPLTKQVRYLDKLVDELAKGRKMEKILR; translated from the coding sequence ATGACCCCGTCCACAGAGCATAACGAACGTATTGCCAAAATGACTTTTGCCTCGGTATATCCACATTATGTGACAAAAGCGGAGAAAAAAGGCAGAACAAAAGAAGAACTGCATCAAGTCATTGAATGGCTTACAGGATTTAACGAACAGAAAGTGCAAGAATTGATAGCCGAAAAAGTCACTTTTGAAATCTTTTTTGCACAGGCAAATCTCAATCCCAATGCTGAACTGATAACCGGAATGATTTGTGGCTATCGAATTGAAGAAATTGAGAACCCTTTGACCAAACAAGTTCGATACTTAGACAAATTGGTAGATGAGCTTGCCAAAGGACGAAAAATGGAAAAGATTTTAAGATAA
- a CDS encoding sulfite exporter TauE/SafE family protein: MKEISLLFLLLALLAEIIGTIGGFGSSVFFVPIGNFYFDFHSVLGLTALFHLSSNFSKIVLFKQGLNRKLLATIGIPSIVFVIIGGVLTKYIENTYLEIILGIFLTSFSLFFLLKSSTIIKPSTKNAITGGIFSGLSAGLLGTGGAIRGLTMAAFNLEKSVFIATSAFIDFMIDSARTIVYFKNGYIHSHDLKYVPFLLIIGVVGTFFGKKILTYIPESKFRNLSLFLILAIGLVTILKQIVG, from the coding sequence ATGAAAGAAATCAGTCTTCTCTTTCTATTGCTGGCATTGTTAGCCGAAATTATTGGCACCATCGGAGGCTTCGGTTCTTCGGTGTTTTTTGTGCCAATCGGTAATTTTTATTTCGATTTTCATTCGGTTTTAGGCTTAACAGCTCTTTTTCACCTTTCGAGCAATTTCAGTAAAATTGTTCTTTTTAAACAAGGTTTAAACCGCAAACTGCTCGCCACCATTGGCATTCCGTCTATTGTATTTGTTATTATTGGCGGTGTATTGACCAAATATATTGAGAACACCTATTTAGAAATAATTTTGGGCATTTTTTTAACCTCATTTAGTCTGTTTTTTCTATTAAAAAGCTCCACCATTATCAAACCCAGTACAAAAAATGCCATCACCGGAGGCATATTTTCAGGCTTGTCTGCCGGATTGTTGGGCACAGGTGGTGCCATTAGAGGGTTGACCATGGCTGCTTTTAATTTGGAAAAAAGTGTCTTTATTGCCACATCCGCATTTATTGATTTTATGATTGATTCGGCACGAACCATTGTCTATTTCAAAAACGGATACATCCACTCGCATGATTTAAAATATGTTCCATTTCTACTGATAATTGGGGTGGTAGGTACTTTTTTTGGCAAAAAAATACTGACCTACATTCCTGAGTCAAAATTCCGAAACCTATCTCTTTTTCTTATTTTAGCAATTGGCCTTGTTACTATTTTGAAACAAATAGTGGGCTAA
- a CDS encoding prolipoprotein diacylglyceryl transferase: protein MYPNFYFFFKDLFGIEIWGLSVVNMFGFFVAMSFLAALHFMTVELKRKEKEGLITGKKEIKTFGKLPSITEYVSNAALAFIFGYKFIFLITNAQTLSPDIQSHLFTSEGSMIWGLALAALSVGLKYLEAQKIKKQYPQPVQKETIIHPYQHMGTLTLLAAAVGLPGAKLFDSMERWSDFIKNPIQDFLNPFSGLTFYGGLICGGAAVLWYAHKKGIHWRHMLDVGGPAMMMAYAVGRIGCHMSGDGDWGIINNRPNPGFLPDWLWAYTYPNNVANTTDPIDKVPYLGDGIPVLEFPVWPTPIYETIIGLAFFGILWYYRKRIKTPGILFSLYLFLTGFERFWIEKIRTNVDLDILRMKITQATLISVALMISAVGLYFWFSKNKTIKEAELPIIESES from the coding sequence ATGTATCCAAATTTTTATTTTTTCTTTAAAGACCTCTTTGGCATCGAGATTTGGGGATTGTCGGTGGTAAACATGTTTGGTTTTTTTGTGGCCATGTCGTTTTTGGCAGCCTTGCATTTTATGACCGTTGAGCTAAAACGCAAAGAAAAAGAAGGCCTGATTACAGGAAAAAAAGAGATTAAAACCTTTGGCAAACTTCCATCAATTACCGAATATGTCAGCAATGCGGCTTTGGCTTTTATTTTCGGTTATAAATTCATTTTTTTGATTACCAATGCCCAAACCCTCTCGCCTGATATACAAAGTCATCTATTTACCAGCGAGGGAAGCATGATTTGGGGTTTGGCTCTTGCTGCACTTTCGGTAGGTTTGAAATACCTCGAGGCACAAAAAATAAAAAAACAATACCCCCAACCCGTTCAGAAAGAGACCATTATACACCCATACCAGCACATGGGTACTCTGACTCTTTTGGCTGCTGCCGTTGGGTTGCCTGGTGCCAAATTGTTCGACAGCATGGAGCGGTGGAGTGATTTTATCAAAAATCCGATTCAAGATTTTTTAAACCCATTTAGCGGCCTCACGTTTTATGGCGGTTTGATATGTGGCGGGGCAGCCGTGCTATGGTATGCACACAAAAAAGGCATTCATTGGCGGCACATGCTCGATGTGGGTGGCCCAGCCATGATGATGGCTTATGCCGTGGGCAGAATTGGTTGCCACATGTCAGGCGATGGCGATTGGGGCATTATCAACAACCGCCCAAACCCCGGTTTTTTGCCCGATTGGTTGTGGGCATACACCTATCCAAACAACGTGGCCAACACCACCGACCCAATAGACAAAGTGCCTTATCTTGGCGATGGAATTCCTGTGTTGGAGTTTCCTGTTTGGCCAACTCCCATATACGAAACCATCATTGGTTTGGCCTTCTTTGGCATACTTTGGTATTATCGAAAACGCATAAAAACACCCGGAATATTGTTTAGCCTATATTTGTTTTTGACAGGTTTTGAGCGTTTTTGGATAGAAAAAATTCGCACCAACGTTGATTTGGATATTCTCAGAATGAAGATAACCCAAGCCACCCTTATCTCGGTTGCTCTGATGATTTCGGCTGTTGGTTTGTATTTCTGGTTTTCAAAAAACAAAACGATAAAAGAGGCCGAGCTGCCTATTATAGAGTCCGAAAGCTGA